One segment of Belonocnema kinseyi isolate 2016_QV_RU_SX_M_011 chromosome 7, B_treatae_v1, whole genome shotgun sequence DNA contains the following:
- the LOC117176470 gene encoding uncharacterized protein LOC117176470, with translation MALSLKCQDYKDPRFLDDTIINRVNSFVTLNEGEKKLNTAHLEKVIKEGLIPLMKKEDTLFEKRYKSIMYGGSYYKQTKVGKPEEYDLDVIICLPWREETLRFETPQNKPGFVKIQLTEISKLPDWDIYHKQALAKLIDPKNYVDQNKFRVWMESVVAKTLNRLPKDASFGRNGRLLNVGGVTYRISTKKSGPAFTFMIKVPQGHVIDVDLVACLEFSVPPPKRYKGFKGEKKKWLAIPKPITEENGNLMWRLCFYQYEKERLKGPMKTVIRLLKKLRDTENWKNFASYYIETLALHELESHDSSLGQLPLTCIFMHMLRRLRDTAKQHSLPFFWCKEFNLLERLSVKEMQNIAFRLIQIVSKIERLYESDRYIIASFILKPEELSQLKSQNIQFPLGIQSIKPIFDTQTSEITGSFDLKKHKEIKKQLESPWNISASKLMASFVVSGNTRLDNQISAAEGVLAFHTIMHHQSLKSIDCANNLLHSIFSDSPIARRMSCARIRTEVIVKEVICPHTIDIFLKDLIKIPYLSVSTDSSNHGNKKIFIVVIQYFDHLKCGIQTRLLDLRETSDETANTIATLLKELLEKYELTAKLTSFSGGHTNTNFGGLNRGEKTNVYQILKLNVNSELLGIGCPALILNNALYHGFDQCTLFDVDSLCVKIYNHFSIYTVRTKELESFTDFVEVVYRPLLCHSKNRWLSLLPVVQRILEVFPALKTYFLSVEKSPKILIKFFQHNFAECFLFFVHSLMSVFSKKVKILEKERNSVIEVINVVDGVAQKLRDRIESKFLPLNVKTCLTKLRQEGKDKECDEFVDEVINIYRETEDYLLKGTESISEFRIFKWIDFQKSRPFSYDDLEDTLKFLSAKNIFVDDTKLFDQAMDLKRFLESKRDDSEYFANNSNDKICEFFASNTNFDDFSEFLKIVQYLFSVPGHNANCERIFSLMASQCTDECNRLSANALRHLLMLKYNLKEFSCQAFYQYLLKSENVNLLRKIESLNQYT, from the exons ATGGCTTTATCACTTAAATGCCAAGACTACAAGGATCCAAGATTTTTGGACGATACAATAATTAATCGCGTTAACAGTTTTGTTACTTTGAATGAAGgcgagaaaaaattaaatactgcTCATTTGGAAAag GTGATCAAAGAGGGCCTAATACCATTGATGAAGAAAGAAGACACCCTTTTTGAAAAAAGGTACAAATCAATTATGTATGGAGGGTCCTACTATAAGCAAACAAAAGTAGGCAAACCGGAAGAATATGACCTTGATGTAATTATATGCTTGCCTTGGAGGGAGGAGACCTTGAGg TTTGAAACTCCTCAAAACAAGCCTGGTTTTGTCAAAATACAATTAACGGAAATCAGCAAACTGCCCGATTGGGATATTTATCACaa ACAAGCACTGGCAAAGTTAATTGATCCAAAAAATTATGTAGATCAAAATAAATTTCGGGTCTGGATGGAAAGTGTTGTGGCAAAAACACTAAATCGGTTACCAAAAGACGCTTCGTTTGGTAGAAATGGTAGACTACTAAATGTTGGTGGTGTAACCTACAGg ATTTCTACGAAAAAGAGTGGTCCTGCATTCACGTTTATGATCAAAGTTCCACAAGGCCATGTAATCGACGTGGATTTAGTGGCTTGTCTAGAATTTTCGGTTCCACCCCCAAAACGATACAAGGGTTTTAAGGGTGAAAAG aaaaaatggttgGCTATTCCAAAACCGATAACAGAAGAAAATGGAAATTTGATGTGGAGACTTTGTTTCTATCAATAtgaaaaagaaagattaaaagGACCTATGAAAACTGTAATAAGATTATTAAAG AAACTCCGAGATACGGAAAATTGGAAGAATTTTGCtagttattatattgaaacacTAGCCCTACACGAATTGGAATCTCATGATTCAAGCTTAGGACAATTACCCCTAACGTGCATATTCATGCAT aTGCTAAGACGCCTACGCGATACAGCGAAGCAACATTCACTCCCATTTTTTTGGTGtaaggaatttaatttattgGAAAGACTGTCAGTAAAAGAAATGCAAAATATTGCTTTTCGGTTAATACAGATAGTTTCTAAAATTGAAAGATTGTACGAATCTGATCGTTACATTATCGCTAGTTTTATAT taaaaccaGAGGAATTGTCACAATTGAAAtcacaaaatattcaatttcccCTGGGAATACAATCCATAAAACCAATATTTGATACTCAAACTTCAGAAATTACAg ggtcttttgatttgaagaaacATAAAGAAATCAAGAAACAACTGGAAAGTCCTTGGAATATTTCGGCTTCAAAGTTAATGGCGTCTTTCGTTGTTTCGGGAAATACACGCCTTGATAACCAAATTTCGGCCGCAGAAGGCGTTCTGGCTTTTCACACAATCATGCATCATCAAAGTTTGAAGTCGATCGACTGCGCAAACAATTTGTTACATTCAATCTTTTCAGATTCTCCAATTGCTAGAAGAATGTCGTGCGCAAGAATTAGGACGGAAGTGATTGTTAAAGAAGTAATATGCCCGCACacgattgacatttttttgaaagatttgataaaaatccCCTACTTAAGCGTCAGTACTGACAGCAGCAACCATGGCAATAAGAAAATCTTTATCGTCGTGATTCAGTATTTCGATCATTTAAAATGTGGCATTCAAACGCGTTTGTTAGATTTGAGAGAAACATCAGACGAAACGGCGAATACAATTGCGACACTGCTCAAAGAACTTTTGGAAAAATACGAACTAACGGCTAAATTAACATCATTTTCCGGAGGTCATACGAATACTAATTTTGGAGGGTTAAATCGTGGAGAGAAGACAAACGTTTatcagattttgaaattgaatgttAATTCTGAACTGCTCGGTATCGGTTGTCCTGCGCTCATACTGAATAACGCCTTGTATCACGGCTTTGATCAGTGTACTTTATTTGATGTTGATTCATTGTGCGTGAAAATTTACAATCATTTCTCGATTTACACTGTACGAACAAAAGAATTGGAAAGTTTCACTGATTTTGTGGAAGTTGTTTACAGGCCTTTATTGTGCCATAGTAAAAACAGGTGGCTTAGTCTTTTGCCTGTTGTTCAGAGAATCTTAGAGGTGTTTCCGGCACTTAAAACATATTTCCTTTCCGTAGAAAAGTCACCTAAAATACTTATCAAATTTTTCCAGCACAATTTTGcggaatgttttcttttttttgttcattcattaATGTCAGTGTTTagcaaaaaagtcaaaattttagaaaaagagcgTAACAGCGTGATCGAAGTTATAAATGTAGTAGATGGTGTTGCGCAAAAACTTCGCGATCGAATCGAGTCCAAGTTTTTGCCACTGAATGTCAAAACTTGTTTAACAAAACTGCGACAAGAAGGGAAAGATAAGGAATGTGATGAATTTGTCGACGAGGTCATTAACATTTACCGCGAAACAGAAGATTATCTATTAAAAGGGACAGAATCTATATCTGAATTCCGGATTTTCAAATGGATAGATTTCCAAAAATCACGACCCTTCAGTTACGACGATCTCGAGGATACACTTAAGTTTTTgtcagcaaaaaatatttttgtcgatGATACCAAATTATTCGACCAAGCGATGGATCTTAAAAGATTCTTAGAGAGCAAACGCGATGATTCGGAATATTTTGCAAACAATTCCAATGATAAAATTTGCGAATTTTTCGCATCCAATACAAACTTTGACgacttttcggaatttttaaaaattgttcaataccTTTTTTCAGTTCCTGGGCACAATGCCAATTGTGAGCGTATATTTTCATTAATGGCGAGTCAATGCACCGACGAGTGTAACAGACTCTCCGCAAATGCTCTTCGTCATCTGTTAAtgttaaaatacaatttgaaagaattttcatgtCAAGCTTTTTATCAGTATTTATTGAAGTCAGAAAATGTAAATCTGCtgagaaaaattgaaagtttgaatCAATATACTTga